A region of Fibrobacter succinogenes subsp. succinogenes S85 DNA encodes the following proteins:
- a CDS encoding TIGR01212 family radical SAM protein (This family includes YhcC from E. coli K-12, an uncharacterized radical SAM protein.) gives MHYKPYRDLLLELFPNYLKVRKLPLNGGMSCPNLDGTKGFSGCSYCNNRSFSPVFDEAKVSIQEQLKKYIPKLRDKYPNAGILAYLQPYTNTHAPLEHLREIIDPIIKHKEIAGLAIGTRPDCLEDEKIEYLAELNHKKPIIVEIGLQTANDLTLAGINRRHTLAEFEDAVKRCQAAGLTVTTHVIVGLPGEKMEDFKHTAQVVHDLKLAAVKIHPLHIVVGTVMAQDYANGEVKLLSFEEYCEAVAEMIKIIGKDIAIERFSGESPSELLIAPNWCGERDKIITTVEKLLSA, from the coding sequence ATGCATTACAAACCTTATCGCGATTTACTTTTGGAGCTTTTCCCCAACTATCTCAAGGTGCGCAAACTCCCGCTCAACGGCGGCATGAGCTGCCCAAACCTCGACGGAACCAAAGGGTTTTCGGGTTGCAGCTACTGCAACAACCGCAGCTTTAGCCCTGTCTTTGATGAAGCTAAAGTCTCGATTCAGGAACAGCTCAAAAAGTACATTCCGAAGCTTCGCGACAAGTACCCGAATGCAGGCATCCTCGCCTACTTGCAGCCGTACACGAATACGCACGCGCCGCTTGAACATCTGCGCGAAATCATCGATCCGATTATCAAGCACAAGGAAATTGCAGGGCTAGCCATTGGGACGCGCCCGGATTGCCTTGAAGACGAAAAGATTGAATACCTTGCTGAGCTCAACCACAAGAAACCAATTATCGTTGAAATCGGCCTCCAAACAGCAAATGACTTGACGCTCGCGGGCATCAACCGCAGGCATACGCTTGCGGAATTTGAAGATGCTGTAAAGCGCTGTCAAGCCGCAGGCCTCACCGTCACGACACATGTGATTGTTGGGCTCCCTGGCGAAAAGATGGAAGACTTTAAGCACACGGCACAAGTCGTTCACGATTTGAAACTTGCAGCGGTCAAAATCCACCCATTACACATTGTGGTCGGCACGGTCATGGCGCAGGATTACGCCAATGGCGAAGTCAAATTGCTCTCGTTCGAGGAATACTGCGAAGCGGTTGCCGAGATGATCAAGATTATTGGCAAGGATATCGCGATTGAGCGATTCAGCGGCGAAAGCCCGAGCGAGCTTTTGATTGCACCGAACTGGTGCGGAGAACGCGACAAGATTATTACAACAGTCGAAAAACTGCTCAGCGCATAA
- a CDS encoding adenine phosphoribosyltransferase, producing MKRIEDYIIAVPDFPKPGVLFRDITGILSDPDGLKLTLDTFYKTLENVDFDVVVGLEARGFLFGVPIAEHFHKPFVPERKKGKLPRETVEITYNLEYGTACMEVHKDAIKPGQRVVIVDDLLATGGTAKAAAHLVEKMGGKVECFAFVIELADLKGSEVLDGYRVESLTKF from the coding sequence ATGAAACGTATTGAAGATTACATTATTGCGGTTCCGGATTTTCCCAAGCCGGGAGTTTTGTTCCGTGACATCACAGGAATTTTGAGCGATCCCGATGGATTAAAGCTCACGCTTGATACTTTCTATAAGACGCTTGAAAATGTTGATTTTGACGTAGTCGTAGGGCTAGAAGCACGCGGATTCCTATTTGGTGTTCCGATTGCAGAGCATTTCCACAAGCCGTTTGTCCCTGAGCGCAAAAAAGGGAAACTCCCCCGCGAGACTGTAGAAATCACTTACAATCTCGAATACGGAACCGCCTGTATGGAAGTCCATAAAGATGCGATAAAGCCAGGGCAACGCGTTGTTATCGTCGATGACTTGCTCGCCACTGGCGGAACTGCAAAAGCTGCCGCCCATCTTGTAGAGAAAATGGGCGGTAAAGTAGAATGTTTTGCTTTTGTCATTGAGCTTGCGGACCTTAAAGGTAGCGAAGTTCTTGATGGCTACCGCGTGGAATCGCTGACGAAGTTTTAA
- a CDS encoding beta-ketoacyl-ACP synthase, translated as MSRRVVVTGGSCVTSLGMELDDIFSELKSLKNHIVRMDDWDKYAQMNTRLAGPILYDLPEYPRKKVRGAGRVGVLAITSADKAMQMAGLAGEKELLKSGRVGVAYGSSMGSVRPLLDFVSMQNPPYNCANVSVTTYIQSMPQTCAVNVSLFFGLTGRLITTNTACTSGSLSIGYAYEAIKYGMQDVMIAGGAEELAATETAVFDTLFATSVKNSTPELTPAPYDRDRDGLVIGEGAGTLVLEEYEHAKARGAHIYAELVGFGHNTDGEHITQPKKDTMQRALELALKDAEISTDAIGYVNGHGTATHHGDIAESWATYNAFKQRAVAISSLKSYMGHTLGACGGIEAWLGINMMNRGWFSPNLNLKNVDPECAPLDYITGSGREIDTEYFMSNNFAFGGINTSLIFKRV; from the coding sequence GTGAGTCGTCGAGTTGTCGTTACCGGAGGCAGTTGCGTTACATCTTTAGGGATGGAATTGGATGATATTTTTTCGGAACTTAAGTCTCTGAAAAATCACATCGTCCGTATGGATGATTGGGACAAGTATGCGCAAATGAATACGCGCCTGGCGGGCCCGATTCTCTATGATTTGCCGGAATACCCACGCAAAAAAGTTCGCGGTGCAGGCCGTGTGGGCGTGCTTGCGATTACATCTGCGGATAAGGCTATGCAAATGGCTGGCCTTGCGGGTGAAAAGGAACTTCTCAAGTCTGGCCGTGTGGGCGTTGCTTACGGTTCTTCGATGGGGAGCGTGCGTCCGCTTTTGGATTTTGTCTCCATGCAGAATCCGCCGTACAACTGCGCAAACGTTTCTGTGACGACGTATATTCAGTCCATGCCGCAGACATGCGCTGTGAACGTAAGCCTTTTCTTTGGCCTTACGGGGCGACTCATCACAACGAATACTGCTTGCACGAGTGGTAGCCTTTCCATCGGTTACGCTTATGAAGCCATCAAGTACGGTATGCAAGATGTGATGATTGCAGGCGGTGCCGAAGAGCTTGCTGCTACAGAAACGGCTGTGTTCGACACGCTTTTTGCAACGAGCGTTAAAAATTCAACGCCCGAACTTACGCCTGCTCCGTACGATCGCGACCGAGACGGCCTTGTTATCGGCGAGGGCGCGGGAACGCTTGTGCTCGAAGAATATGAGCATGCCAAAGCTCGTGGCGCACACATTTATGCAGAACTCGTCGGCTTTGGGCATAATACGGATGGCGAACACATCACGCAGCCTAAGAAAGATACGATGCAACGTGCGCTGGAATTGGCTTTAAAAGATGCCGAAATTTCAACGGATGCGATTGGCTATGTGAATGGCCATGGTACCGCAACGCATCATGGCGATATTGCTGAAAGCTGGGCGACATACAACGCTTTTAAGCAGCGTGCCGTGGCGATTTCTAGCCTCAAGAGCTACATGGGCCATACGCTTGGCGCATGCGGCGGTATCGAGGCCTGGCTTGGCATCAACATGATGAATCGCGGATGGTTTAGCCCGAATTTGAATTTGAAAAATGTGGACCCGGAATGCGCTCCGTTGGATTACATCACGGGTTCCGGGCGTGAAATTGATACGGAATATTTTATGTCGAATAACTTTGCGTTCGGCGGCATCAATACTTCGCTTATCTTCAAGCGTGTTTAA
- the fabG gene encoding 3-oxoacyl-ACP reductase FabG: MENEKSVLITGASGGIGLAIAEAVAKEGYTVVAHYNRNSAPIDELAERIRANGGKIRTLQFNICDREQCKEVLEKDIAENGVYYGVVTNAGVCADAAFPAMTDEFWDKVLNTNLNGFYNVVHPIVLPMCRKRKGRIITISSVSGVIGNRGQVNYSASKAGLIGATKALATELASRNITVNSVAPGVIETEMIKDAPLDMILPTIPMKRVGKPEEVAATVVFLLSEGAAYITRQVISVNGGLA; this comes from the coding sequence ATGGAAAATGAAAAGTCAGTTTTGATTACGGGTGCTAGTGGCGGAATTGGTCTTGCCATTGCCGAAGCTGTAGCGAAAGAAGGCTACACAGTTGTTGCTCATTACAATAGAAATTCTGCACCGATTGATGAACTTGCCGAACGCATCCGAGCCAATGGCGGTAAAATTCGCACATTGCAGTTCAATATTTGCGACCGTGAACAGTGCAAAGAAGTTCTTGAAAAAGACATTGCCGAAAATGGCGTTTACTATGGCGTTGTGACAAATGCTGGCGTCTGTGCTGATGCCGCATTCCCGGCTATGACCGACGAATTTTGGGACAAAGTCCTAAATACAAACTTGAACGGTTTTTACAACGTTGTCCATCCGATTGTGTTGCCGATGTGCCGTAAGCGCAAAGGCCGCATTATTACGATTTCGTCTGTTTCTGGCGTGATTGGAAACCGCGGTCAGGTCAACTACAGTGCTTCAAAGGCTGGCCTCATTGGGGCGACAAAAGCGCTTGCAACTGAACTTGCGAGTCGCAACATCACCGTGAATAGTGTGGCTCCGGGTGTCATTGAAACCGAAATGATCAAGGATGCTCCGCTCGATATGATTCTCCCGACCATCCCGATGAAACGCGTGGGCAAACCCGAAGAAGTCGCTGCAACCGTCGTTTTCCTGCTTTCTGAAGGTGCTGCGTACATTACGCGTCAAGTCATTTCGGTCAATGGAGGCTTGGCGTGA
- a CDS encoding thioester dehydrase, translating into MTEVFDTKDLVSELVPHKGKMLLLNRVRDYDLKENSITTEIDIACDNMFYEDELGGVPVWVAFEYMAQSVSALSGICGRAKGEKPKTGFIMSVSGFKADVPVFKEGETVVVNVLENIRMDKAVTFEGFATVNGTLAVTAKLNTVEVDDPKSSLNLN; encoded by the coding sequence ATGACAGAAGTTTTTGATACAAAAGATTTAGTCAGTGAACTTGTGCCGCACAAGGGCAAAATGCTTTTGCTCAATCGTGTCCGCGATTACGATTTAAAAGAAAATTCCATCACGACTGAAATTGATATCGCTTGCGATAACATGTTCTATGAAGACGAGCTTGGTGGCGTACCTGTGTGGGTTGCTTTTGAATATATGGCTCAAAGCGTTTCTGCGTTGTCTGGAATTTGTGGCCGTGCCAAAGGTGAAAAGCCAAAGACCGGATTTATCATGAGCGTGAGTGGCTTCAAGGCCGATGTCCCTGTTTTTAAGGAGGGCGAAACCGTTGTGGTCAACGTTCTTGAGAACATCCGTATGGACAAGGCGGTGACTTTTGAAGGTTTTGCAACGGTCAACGGAACGCTTGCTGTAACGGCGAAACTCAATACGGTCGAAGTCGATGACCCTAAAAGTTCGTTAAATTTAAATTGA
- a CDS encoding beta-ketoacyl synthase N-terminal-like domain-containing protein yields MKRPVYINDFSLRCILGSDEAQVLDSLTNGKRGTFTTYDVAGVMRPAATIDPATLAPVPEQKFDNRVNRLSQAAFSAIENTIRKAVEKFGADRVGIFLGSCDNGSEASMAALKYFKETGAFPEGYVLDYQRADFPAQFIAQRFGITGMLSVHSTACASSASAFVSARNNLYASNCDVAIVGGVDIASLSVILGFASLEAMSDKPTNPFSANRSGLSLGDAAVFFVVTKEPCADLCTAKCEGLKIVGFGESADADHITAPRADGEGAYQAMKAALNDAGLDASQIGYVNLHGTGTELNDAMESRAINRLFGEASHADVPVSSTKALTGHTLGAAGALELAFCCLAMNSRRESDACKNSSEKDYLLPAHLFDGVVDPNLPPVHLVKPGETAKDLKYCMSNSFAFGGCNVSLIVENGLA; encoded by the coding sequence ATGAAACGACCTGTGTACATTAATGATTTTAGCCTTCGTTGCATTTTAGGTAGCGACGAGGCTCAAGTTCTTGATTCGCTCACGAATGGCAAACGTGGGACTTTTACCACGTACGATGTTGCCGGTGTCATGCGCCCTGCGGCGACGATTGACCCTGCTACGCTTGCTCCTGTCCCTGAACAAAAGTTTGATAACCGCGTGAACCGCTTGTCTCAAGCGGCATTCTCAGCGATTGAAAATACGATTCGCAAAGCGGTTGAAAAGTTCGGTGCTGATCGCGTGGGCATTTTCTTGGGTTCGTGCGATAATGGTTCCGAAGCTTCGATGGCGGCGCTCAAGTACTTTAAAGAAACGGGAGCGTTCCCGGAAGGCTACGTTCTCGATTACCAGCGCGCTGATTTTCCAGCACAGTTTATTGCGCAACGCTTTGGAATCACGGGGATGCTTTCGGTGCATTCAACGGCTTGTGCATCTAGCGCAAGTGCGTTTGTTTCGGCTCGCAATAATCTTTACGCAAGCAACTGCGATGTCGCGATTGTGGGCGGTGTCGATATTGCATCGCTCTCGGTGATTCTTGGTTTTGCTTCGCTCGAAGCCATGAGCGATAAGCCGACAAATCCTTTTAGTGCAAATCGCTCGGGCCTTTCGCTTGGCGATGCCGCTGTTTTCTTTGTTGTTACAAAAGAACCTTGTGCAGATCTTTGCACTGCAAAATGCGAAGGCCTAAAGATTGTTGGTTTTGGCGAAAGTGCCGATGCCGACCACATTACGGCCCCGCGTGCCGATGGGGAAGGCGCTTATCAGGCGATGAAGGCGGCTCTTAACGATGCCGGCCTTGATGCCTCTCAAATCGGTTACGTGAATTTGCATGGAACCGGTACAGAACTGAACGATGCCATGGAATCGCGTGCTATCAACCGCCTTTTCGGTGAAGCTAGTCACGCTGATGTTCCCGTCAGCTCGACAAAGGCACTCACGGGGCATACGCTCGGGGCTGCTGGTGCATTGGAACTTGCGTTCTGCTGCCTTGCGATGAATTCTCGTCGCGAATCTGACGCTTGCAAAAATAGTAGTGAAAAAGATTACCTCCTCCCGGCTCATCTTTTTGATGGCGTCGTCGATCCGAATCTCCCGCCAGTTCATTTGGTAAAACCAGGCGAGACAGCAAAAGACCTTAAATATTGCATGAGCAATTCTTTTGCATTTGGTGGTTGTAATGTGTCTTTGATTGTTGAAAATGGTTTGGCATGA
- a CDS encoding MMPL family transporter — MKNVGGKNLNAKSGIILWVVIHAILIILGISVPWKMDSDLYSILPDSNEIKNVSAAEKTLSSRSMRNITVLVGHENFEVARKVAASLDSIFKGDSSIEESRLYVDEKTLNETREFLFEHRYTIQGENVREAFFNLNHKFLELAALQKIYGSFSMANLNRLDEDPYLLGEASFDNFMKKTLTSSTHFSLRDGVLAAQDSGMTYVMWNAVLSENVSSLATDDHVIGRLNQVLDSLENANLGLRISASGVPFHSYESSSEAKREVAWISGVSIVLILLLLLYVFRSAVPILATLSTIAVAIFTALSFTWFVFGNVHVFTFVFGTSVIGVSIDYAVHFFTNWKSGERNVRSKIFKGLLLGFLTTEVSYVSLTFADFTLLRQMAVFSIVGLLSSFLTITLLFHALFEKTRNVRTKNRTFSVKNLPLSIPKNFIKCYSNLPTWVIVLFFVFFAIALLPGLRALNIHTDLGSLYSMSEKLKAGEVLNRKLNDVGISSNYFIIDGATEQDVLEQEELLTDRLLQAEKKNLLKSYLAVSSFIPSQATQRKTFENTQKLLKDDLTKEYLTSIGVQNDSLLDASLKEAPKYVGLKDLNQFPSSIRSMVEMLWVGAVENSQGKKFYSAVFPLHATDAFDAKQLAKNMPHVYVVNKMQNINESFTKISRVSLTLVGLAYIVMFIILVFVYKFTGALKILRAPILASLFAASVFGYAGIEFNFFAIVGVILTLGIGIDYALFFREGGRQKSVTALAVMLSAATTLISFGGLVYSGFTPVWTFGLAVLLGISCCFVLSPLSAKR; from the coding sequence ATGAAAAATGTTGGAGGGAAGAATTTGAACGCAAAATCGGGAATTATCCTGTGGGTGGTGATTCACGCCATCTTGATTATTCTCGGCATTTCTGTGCCGTGGAAGATGGATTCCGACTTGTATTCGATTCTGCCGGATTCCAACGAAATCAAGAATGTGAGCGCTGCTGAAAAAACGCTTAGCTCACGTTCTATGCGCAACATAACGGTACTAGTTGGGCATGAAAATTTTGAAGTGGCTCGCAAAGTTGCTGCCTCTCTCGATAGCATTTTCAAGGGCGACTCCTCCATTGAGGAATCCCGACTTTATGTTGATGAAAAGACGCTGAATGAAACTCGCGAATTTCTATTCGAACATCGTTATACGATTCAAGGGGAAAATGTTCGTGAGGCGTTCTTTAATTTGAATCATAAATTTTTGGAACTTGCTGCGTTGCAAAAAATCTATGGCTCGTTTTCTATGGCGAATTTGAATCGCCTGGATGAAGACCCGTATTTGCTTGGCGAAGCCTCCTTTGATAATTTCATGAAAAAAACGCTAACGTCGTCTACGCATTTTAGCTTGCGCGATGGTGTCCTTGCGGCGCAAGATTCTGGCATGACGTACGTGATGTGGAACGCGGTGCTTTCTGAAAATGTATCATCTCTTGCAACAGATGATCATGTGATTGGCCGTTTGAATCAAGTGCTCGATTCTTTAGAAAATGCGAATTTAGGATTGCGTATTTCTGCTTCGGGCGTGCCGTTCCACAGTTACGAAAGCTCGAGTGAAGCTAAGCGTGAGGTGGCGTGGATCTCGGGTGTTTCTATTGTACTAATTCTTCTATTGCTGCTTTACGTATTTCGTTCGGCGGTTCCGATTTTGGCAACACTTTCAACGATTGCAGTTGCCATTTTTACGGCGCTTTCGTTTACGTGGTTCGTGTTTGGCAATGTTCACGTATTTACGTTTGTCTTTGGCACGAGCGTCATAGGCGTGAGTATTGATTATGCGGTACATTTCTTTACAAATTGGAAGTCTGGAGAGCGCAATGTCCGTTCCAAAATTTTTAAGGGATTGTTGCTTGGGTTCTTGACAACAGAAGTGAGCTATGTATCGCTCACCTTTGCTGATTTTACGTTGCTGCGTCAGATGGCTGTATTCTCAATCGTCGGGCTCTTGAGCTCGTTCTTGACGATAACACTTTTGTTCCATGCTTTGTTTGAAAAAACGAGAAATGTCAGAACGAAAAATAGGACTTTTTCTGTAAAGAATCTCCCGCTATCTATTCCTAAAAATTTCATAAAGTGCTATTCAAATTTACCCACGTGGGTTATTGTTCTGTTTTTTGTCTTTTTTGCGATTGCGTTGTTGCCTGGGCTTCGTGCGCTCAATATTCATACGGATTTGGGGAGCCTTTATTCCATGAGTGAAAAGCTTAAAGCGGGGGAAGTTCTGAATAGAAAATTGAATGATGTTGGAATTTCGTCAAATTATTTTATTATAGATGGTGCAACAGAACAGGATGTCTTGGAACAGGAAGAACTGCTTACAGATCGACTCTTGCAAGCCGAAAAGAAAAATTTGTTGAAGTCTTATTTGGCTGTATCAAGCTTTATTCCTTCGCAAGCGACGCAGAGAAAAACTTTTGAAAATACCCAAAAGTTGCTTAAAGATGATTTGACGAAAGAATATCTGACGAGCATTGGCGTGCAGAACGATTCTTTGCTTGATGCAAGTTTAAAAGAAGCGCCGAAATATGTAGGACTCAAGGACTTGAATCAATTCCCATCATCAATTCGTTCAATGGTTGAAATGCTTTGGGTTGGTGCTGTTGAAAATTCGCAAGGAAAAAAGTTTTATAGCGCAGTTTTCCCGCTGCATGCAACGGATGCTTTTGATGCAAAGCAATTGGCCAAAAATATGCCTCACGTTTACGTCGTGAACAAAATGCAAAATATCAATGAATCATTTACGAAAATATCCCGAGTTTCGCTGACACTTGTCGGTTTGGCTTATATTGTGATGTTCATTATTCTTGTGTTTGTGTACAAATTTACAGGTGCTTTGAAAATTTTGCGAGCCCCGATTTTGGCGAGCCTCTTTGCGGCTTCAGTCTTTGGTTACGCTGGAATTGAATTCAATTTCTTTGCCATTGTCGGTGTCATTTTAACGCTCGGCATAGGTATTGACTACGCTCTGTTCTTTAGGGAAGGCGGTCGACAAAAATCGGTTACTGCTCTTGCGGTGATGCTTTCTGCAGCAACAACGCTCATCTCGTTCGGGGGCCTTGTGTACAGTGGCTTTACTCCGGTTTGGACGTTTGGCTTAGCCGTATTGCTTGGCATTTCTTGCTGTTTCGTGCTATCTCCGCTCAGCGCCAAACGTTAA
- a CDS encoding outer membrane lipoprotein carrier protein LolA translates to MSCRNIGVLLLTVLLGIGSSMADVFERPLSAKNRPELEKSLAKVMDYQVASGDFKQTKSIQKLNREFVSTGTFRISKKAGIIWKTQKPVFSELAIHNAGIVERDTNGQIRTLLPKENPIFAEVSNNIQSLFSGKVTELEKNFKVFYEKKSCGFRIGLIPREAMIRMLVDNVVMDACKNVDRIVITDGEKIPTTLDFLNYKVSKK, encoded by the coding sequence ATGTCCTGTCGAAATATTGGCGTTTTGCTTTTGACAGTTTTGCTTGGCATTGGTTCATCAATGGCGGATGTCTTTGAACGCCCGTTGAGTGCTAAAAACAGGCCGGAACTTGAAAAATCCTTGGCAAAAGTCATGGATTATCAGGTGGCTTCGGGCGATTTTAAGCAGACCAAGTCTATCCAAAAGCTCAATCGCGAATTTGTTTCGACGGGAACGTTCCGCATTTCTAAAAAGGCGGGAATCATCTGGAAAACGCAAAAGCCCGTATTCTCTGAGCTCGCTATCCATAACGCGGGCATTGTCGAACGCGATACTAATGGACAAATTCGCACATTGCTACCAAAGGAAAATCCTATCTTTGCAGAAGTCTCGAATAATATCCAATCGCTGTTTTCTGGAAAAGTCACGGAATTGGAGAAAAACTTCAAGGTCTTTTACGAAAAAAAGTCTTGCGGTTTTAGAATCGGACTGATTCCGCGTGAGGCGATGATCCGCATGCTCGTGGATAACGTCGTGATGGATGCCTGCAAAAACGTGGATAGGATTGTTATTACGGATGGCGAAAAAATTCCAACGACTTTGGATTTTCTGAATTATAAGGTCTCGAAAAAATGA
- a CDS encoding acyl-CoA thioesterase, with translation MAVKKIKETIEFQVEFYDVDSMQVAWHGNYVKFMEVARCALLRKIGYDYNEMTRSGYIWPVVDLHIKYIRPMIFMQRIRAEVTLVEYEVCMKLSYKFMDAETGAVLTKAESTQMAVDMKTKDSLWACPTCFVDKVRAFLANDKVV, from the coding sequence ATGGCAGTTAAAAAAATTAAGGAAACGATCGAATTCCAAGTTGAATTTTACGATGTCGATTCTATGCAAGTCGCATGGCATGGCAATTATGTAAAGTTCATGGAAGTCGCCCGTTGCGCACTTTTACGTAAAATTGGGTATGATTACAACGAAATGACGCGTAGCGGTTACATCTGGCCCGTCGTAGATTTGCATATTAAATATATCCGTCCGATGATTTTTATGCAGAGGATTCGTGCCGAGGTGACACTTGTGGAATACGAAGTCTGCATGAAACTGTCGTACAAGTTTATGGATGCCGAAACGGGTGCGGTGCTCACAAAAGCAGAAAGTACCCAGATGGCGGTGGATATGAAAACGAAAGATTCGCTTTGGGCTTGCCCGACTTGCTTTGTGGACAAGGTCAGAGCGTTCTTGGCAAACGATAAGGTGGTGTAA
- a CDS encoding HAL/PAL/TAL family ammonia-lyase: protein MKTVVIGSGKLSIEDVVAIAKKQVAVELDSSAEFQRKIDSGAEFLDEALAEHGGIYGVTTGYGDSCTQVLPPEHYSQLPINLTRFHGCGLGDYFDAETTRAIMAVRLNTLAQGFSGVSYALLKIITQFLQNDILPLIPQEGSVGASGDLTPLSYLAGAVIGERNVMYKGERRSSLDVMKELGITPHKFRPKEAIAIMNGTAAMNAVACMAYSRAEYLSDLACRITAMITVAMKGNAYHYYERLFEAKPHPGLGLAAKKIREALNLDVAKNVVPEKIQDPYSLRCAPHVIGLFYDSSAFLRQLIEIELNSANDNPIVDPFTKNIFHGGHFYGGHICLAMDTLKNMVANIADLLDRQLAMIVDIKFNRNLPPNLAGSKGDYDINHGFKAVQIGVSAWTAEALHLTMPMSVFSRSTECHNQDKVSMGTIAARDCIRVLELSEQVAAATLLASAQALRIRLERNEISEDRLKNLQETYNQVFSKFAPLECDRQLEQDLRNTLELIRQKFYAV from the coding sequence ATGAAAACCGTCGTTATTGGAAGTGGTAAGCTTTCGATTGAAGATGTTGTTGCGATTGCGAAAAAGCAAGTCGCAGTGGAACTTGATAGTTCTGCGGAATTCCAGAGAAAGATTGATTCTGGTGCAGAATTCTTGGACGAAGCGCTTGCAGAACATGGTGGCATTTATGGCGTGACAACGGGATATGGTGATTCCTGCACGCAGGTGTTGCCGCCGGAACATTACAGCCAGCTCCCGATTAACTTGACGCGTTTCCATGGATGCGGCCTCGGTGATTACTTTGATGCCGAGACGACCCGCGCGATTATGGCGGTACGCTTGAATACGCTTGCGCAAGGTTTCTCTGGTGTGAGCTATGCACTTTTGAAAATCATTACGCAGTTTTTACAGAACGATATTTTACCGCTCATTCCGCAGGAAGGTTCCGTGGGCGCAAGTGGCGACTTGACTCCGCTTTCGTATTTGGCAGGTGCCGTGATTGGTGAACGCAATGTGATGTACAAGGGCGAACGTCGTTCTTCTTTGGACGTGATGAAGGAATTGGGAATTACTCCGCACAAGTTTCGCCCGAAAGAAGCAATTGCCATTATGAACGGCACGGCGGCGATGAATGCGGTCGCTTGCATGGCTTATTCCCGTGCAGAATACCTTTCTGACCTCGCTTGCCGAATTACAGCGATGATTACGGTTGCAATGAAGGGCAATGCGTATCACTATTATGAACGCTTGTTCGAAGCAAAACCGCATCCGGGACTTGGCTTGGCTGCAAAGAAAATTCGTGAAGCCTTGAATCTCGATGTGGCGAAGAATGTGGTTCCCGAGAAAATCCAGGATCCGTATTCTCTGCGTTGCGCTCCGCATGTGATTGGACTTTTCTATGATTCTAGCGCGTTCTTGCGCCAATTGATTGAAATTGAACTCAACAGCGCTAATGACAATCCGATTGTCGATCCGTTCACAAAGAATATTTTCCACGGTGGGCATTTCTATGGCGGGCATATTTGCCTTGCGATGGATACGCTCAAGAACATGGTTGCAAACATTGCGGACCTTTTGGACCGTCAGCTGGCGATGATTGTCGATATCAAGTTCAACCGTAACTTGCCACCGAATCTTGCGGGGAGCAAGGGCGATTACGATATCAATCATGGCTTTAAGGCGGTGCAGATAGGCGTTTCTGCATGGACGGCTGAAGCTTTGCATTTGACAATGCCGATGAGCGTGTTCAGCCGTTCGACGGAATGCCACAACCAAGACAAGGTCAGCATGGGTACGATTGCGGCCCGCGACTGCATCCGCGTCTTGGAGCTTTCGGAACAGGTGGCAGCGGCAACGCTTCTGGCTTCGGCTCAGGCACTTCGCATACGCTTGGAACGCAATGAAATTTCGGAAGACCGCCTCAAGAATCTTCAAGAGACTTACAATCAGGTATTCTCGAAGTTTGCTCCGCTTGAATGTGACCGTCAATTGGAACAGGATTTGCGCAATACGCTGGAGCTGATTCGCCAGAAATTTTACGCTGTATAA